From one Bacteroides fragilis NCTC 9343 genomic stretch:
- a CDS encoding HlyD family secretion protein, whose product MEKEHTHKEIELRSEEVQEVMNRVPAWILRSGITVLFVIVVALVAGSYWFKYPDVIAAEVTVSTQDPPAYVVARAAGRLENLYVQNGQEVEPDTNLGTIENTACASDVFSLQERMRKWKQEGYTPESGKGLFLHSETDRWRLGEIQSAYAAFVSTLSEMVRMNELGYYAKKLQSQRELLETQKKYYGQVRSQYFLIEKEYALAHASYTRDSILYHRQAMIITEFEQSGSRYLQSLQSRESARMQLTQVDMQIEQSEETLLDLEKQAFEEKQTQAVNLRNATDQLQSQLTAWEQRYLLRSPVGGKVTFLNVWSVNQYVESGATVFVVAPEEESLPVGTALLPLQGSGKVKAGQRVNLRLNNYPDQEFGYVKGKVKSVSPLPTAEGMYVVDIALPDGLTTNYGKTLPLTREMKGSAEIITDDLRLLERLIMPLRKIFMEQK is encoded by the coding sequence ATGGAAAAGGAGCACACACATAAAGAGATCGAGCTTCGTAGCGAAGAGGTGCAGGAAGTGATGAATCGTGTTCCGGCATGGATTCTTCGCAGTGGCATTACGGTGCTGTTTGTCATAGTGGTGGCATTGGTTGCCGGAAGCTATTGGTTTAAATATCCGGATGTGATTGCTGCGGAGGTGACGGTAAGCACACAAGATCCTCCGGCTTACGTAGTGGCCCGAGCAGCCGGAAGACTGGAGAATCTGTATGTACAAAACGGTCAGGAGGTGGAACCCGACACGAATCTGGGGACAATAGAGAATACAGCTTGTGCGTCGGATGTATTCTCCTTGCAAGAGCGGATGCGGAAGTGGAAACAGGAAGGATATACGCCTGAGTCGGGTAAAGGGCTTTTTCTACATTCGGAAACAGATCGCTGGCGGCTGGGAGAGATACAGTCGGCCTATGCGGCGTTTGTGAGTACTCTCTCCGAAATGGTGCGTATGAATGAATTGGGGTATTATGCAAAGAAGTTACAGTCGCAGAGGGAACTTTTGGAGACTCAGAAGAAATATTATGGTCAGGTTCGGAGCCAGTATTTTCTGATAGAGAAAGAGTATGCCCTGGCTCATGCTTCGTATACGCGAGATTCAATTCTCTATCATCGCCAGGCGATGATTATTACGGAGTTTGAACAGTCTGGGAGTCGCTACCTGCAAAGTCTTCAGTCAAGGGAGTCGGCCCGCATGCAGTTAACTCAGGTGGATATGCAGATAGAACAATCGGAAGAGACATTGCTCGATCTGGAGAAACAGGCGTTTGAGGAGAAGCAGACACAGGCCGTGAATCTGAGAAATGCTACGGATCAGTTGCAGAGTCAGCTCACCGCCTGGGAGCAGCGTTATCTGCTTCGAAGTCCGGTTGGGGGAAAGGTTACTTTCCTGAATGTATGGAGTGTGAATCAGTACGTGGAATCGGGGGCTACAGTGTTTGTGGTTGCTCCCGAAGAAGAATCTTTGCCTGTGGGGACGGCGTTGCTGCCTTTGCAGGGGTCGGGTAAAGTGAAAGCCGGACAGCGGGTAAATCTGCGTTTGAACAACTATCCGGATCAGGAGTTCGGCTATGTAAAGGGGAAGGTGAAAAGTGTATCGCCCCTGCCGACGGCGGAAGGCATGTATGTGGTCGATATTGCCTTACCGGACGGACTGACAACCAATTATGGGAAGACCTTGCCGTTGACTCGTGAGATGAAGGGAAGTGCGGAAATTATCACGGATGATCTTCGCCTGCTGGAAAGATTGATTATGCCGTTACGAAAAATTTTCATGGAACAAAAATAG
- a CDS encoding peptidase domain-containing ABC transporter: MKLNSFPHYLQLDAMDCGPSCLRMIAKYYGKSYSLQTLRARSFITREGVSMLGISDAAESIGFRTSGVRISLEQLKKDVPLPCILHWNQNHFVVCYDIKKKRSGYRFYIADPARQLISYSEEEFKKCWLSTKVNGEEKGAALALEPGPEFQGQGDEEESGSRSLRFFLKYLSPYRKQLIQLILGMLTASLLQLIFPFLTQSLVDVGIRDGNLNFITLILISQLVISVSQLSVEFIRSWIMLHMNTRINISLISDFLAKLMKLPLHYFDTKMIGDIMQRIGDHGRIESFLTGSSISTLFSFVNFFIFAFVLAYYNLGILAIFLVGNSLYICWILVFMKYRRELDIRRFAQAAGEQSSLIQLVTAMQEIKLNNCEKQKRWQWERIQVKLFKISVKGLALGQVQQVGSVFFNQTTNIVISFIAAKSVVEGNMTLGMMMSLTYIIGQLSGPIGSFIGFAQQLQDAKISLERLNEIHGQKDEEQDIASKLTVLPERRDIRIENLSFSYDGADRDYVLNDVNLNIPEHKVTAIVGASGSGKTTLIKLMLGFYTPNKGDIKIGETPLDVVNPHLWRAKSGSVMQDGFIFSDTIANNIAVGEEQVDVERLRHAVTVANIRDFIDSLPLGYNTKIGMEGNGISQGQRQRLLIARAVYKNPEFLFFDEATNALDANNEREIMEHLHTFYRGKTVVVVAHRLSTVRDADKIVVLDRGAVAEEGTHRELTEKKGLYYQLVKNQLELGS, encoded by the coding sequence ATGAAATTAAATTCTTTTCCTCATTACCTCCAGTTGGATGCTATGGATTGCGGTCCTTCCTGTCTTCGCATGATTGCGAAGTATTATGGTAAGAGCTACTCCCTGCAAACTCTCCGTGCACGCTCTTTTATTACCCGCGAAGGAGTTTCCATGCTGGGCATCAGCGATGCGGCGGAATCGATCGGTTTCCGTACTTCGGGGGTGCGCATCTCTTTGGAGCAACTGAAGAAGGATGTACCGTTGCCTTGCATTCTGCATTGGAACCAGAATCACTTCGTGGTCTGTTATGATATAAAGAAGAAACGTAGCGGCTACCGTTTCTATATCGCCGACCCCGCCCGTCAGTTGATTTCGTACAGTGAGGAGGAGTTTAAGAAATGCTGGTTGTCTACTAAGGTGAATGGAGAGGAGAAAGGGGCTGCACTTGCGCTTGAACCGGGTCCGGAATTCCAAGGGCAGGGCGACGAAGAAGAATCCGGCAGTCGCAGTCTTCGTTTCTTTCTTAAATATTTGTCTCCTTATCGTAAACAACTGATTCAACTGATTCTGGGAATGCTGACAGCGAGCTTGTTGCAGCTTATTTTCCCTTTTCTGACACAGTCATTGGTGGATGTGGGTATTCGCGACGGTAACCTGAACTTTATCACTCTGATCCTGATTTCACAACTGGTGATTTCCGTTTCACAACTTTCGGTCGAGTTTATCCGTAGCTGGATTATGCTTCACATGAATACGCGTATCAATATTTCGTTGATCTCTGACTTCCTGGCGAAGTTGATGAAGCTTCCGCTCCATTATTTCGATACGAAGATGATCGGTGACATTATGCAACGTATAGGCGATCACGGACGTATCGAGAGTTTTCTGACGGGATCGTCCATCAGTACGCTTTTCTCTTTTGTGAACTTCTTTATCTTTGCTTTTGTGCTGGCTTATTACAATCTGGGTATTCTTGCTATCTTTCTGGTGGGCAATTCACTCTATATCTGCTGGATTCTTGTGTTTATGAAGTACCGGCGCGAATTGGATATCCGCCGTTTTGCCCAGGCGGCGGGCGAACAGAGTAGTTTGATACAGTTGGTGACTGCCATGCAGGAGATCAAACTGAACAACTGTGAAAAACAAAAACGCTGGCAGTGGGAACGTATTCAGGTGAAACTTTTCAAGATCAGCGTAAAAGGTCTGGCACTGGGACAGGTACAACAGGTGGGTTCTGTCTTTTTTAATCAGACTACGAATATTGTCATCTCTTTTATTGCTGCTAAATCGGTTGTGGAGGGAAATATGACGTTGGGTATGATGATGTCACTGACGTATATTATCGGTCAGTTAAGCGGTCCGATCGGTTCTTTTATCGGTTTTGCACAGCAGTTGCAGGATGCGAAGATCAGTCTGGAGCGCCTGAACGAGATTCATGGACAGAAGGATGAAGAGCAGGATATTGCCTCTAAGCTGACGGTTCTTCCGGAACGGCGTGATATACGTATCGAGAATCTCTCGTTCAGTTATGACGGTGCGGATCGTGACTATGTGCTGAATGATGTGAACCTGAACATACCCGAACACAAGGTGACGGCGATTGTGGGTGCGAGCGGTAGCGGCAAGACTACGCTGATCAAGCTGATGCTTGGCTTTTATACTCCGAATAAGGGGGATATCAAGATAGGTGAGACCCCTCTGGATGTGGTAAATCCGCACCTTTGGCGTGCGAAGAGCGGTTCGGTGATGCAGGATGGCTTTATTTTTTCTGATACGATTGCAAATAATATTGCCGTGGGGGAGGAACAGGTGGATGTGGAGCGCCTTCGCCATGCGGTGACAGTGGCCAACATTCGTGACTTCATCGATTCTCTTCCTTTGGGGTATAATACGAAGATCGGCATGGAGGGAAACGGCATCAGCCAGGGACAGCGTCAACGCCTGCTGATAGCCCGCGCTGTTTATAAAAATCCTGAGTTCCTGTTTTTCGATGAGGCGACGAATGCATTGGATGCCAACAATGAACGCGAGATTATGGAGCATCTGCACACGTTCTATCGTGGTAAGACGGTTGTGGTAGTGGCACACCGTTTGAGTACGGTTCGTGATGCGGATAAGATCGTGGTGCTGGATAGGGGTGCTGTAGCCGAAGAGGGAACCCACAGGGAACTGACGGAAAAGAAAGGATTGTATTATCAGTTGGTGAAGAATCAGTTGGAATTAGGAAGTTAG
- a CDS encoding sulfotransferase family 2 domain-containing protein produces the protein MKDIAMLNKPPLDFFGCNFCLVEKHRMAFVLISKCGLTFLENIAIYASAGMIPDTEDQTHFYIARVKPERFLVPVSEMSGYEREHKSYLKVAVWRDPVERLVSAYKYFILERTFNQYMYMCNLYQDCSFERFLSFVEFELGKANPLWQDEHIRRQSDFYTSADVDCIVPLSKLNRFLAERGVDMPEEKANATSVRFELKDEKQIAKIKELYRLDYEIPVGC, from the coding sequence ATGAAAGATATTGCAATGCTAAACAAACCACCATTAGACTTCTTCGGATGCAACTTTTGTCTTGTAGAGAAGCATCGTATGGCTTTTGTCCTTATTTCGAAATGTGGACTTACTTTTTTGGAAAACATAGCTATTTATGCGTCAGCAGGTATGATTCCTGATACCGAAGATCAGACTCATTTTTATATCGCCCGGGTAAAACCAGAACGTTTTTTGGTACCGGTTTCTGAGATGTCTGGTTATGAAAGGGAGCATAAATCGTATTTGAAGGTAGCGGTTTGGAGGGATCCGGTAGAAAGGCTGGTTTCTGCTTATAAATATTTTATACTTGAACGTACCTTCAATCAATACATGTACATGTGTAATCTGTATCAGGATTGTTCTTTTGAACGCTTTCTTTCGTTCGTTGAGTTTGAATTGGGGAAGGCAAATCCGTTGTGGCAGGATGAACATATACGCAGGCAATCTGATTTTTATACTTCTGCTGATGTGGACTGTATTGTACCTCTCAGCAAGTTGAACCGTTTTTTAGCCGAAAGGGGAGTGGATATGCCGGAAGAAAAGGCAAATGCCACATCTGTCCGGTTTGAACTGAAGGATGAAAAACAGATAGCAAAGATAAAAGAACTATATCGTCTTGATTATGAAATACCTGTTGGTTGTTAA
- a CDS encoding glycosyltransferase yields MKEVKRPVVSVVVPVYNTEPFLAECLHSLEKQTLTDIEIILVNDGSTDNSGRLLREYAGKDARFVYVEQENQGLSAARNTGMEHASGHYLAFLDSDDWLAENALQVLCAIAAKTRTDIVSGNTLAVHADGQVQSWERRGRELFATGTVVSGSTYFSRVMDCRCYVPMVYNYLYRRDFIEQNGFRFEPGLVHEDELWTPQVLTTAQKITVADIDFYYYRQREGSIMTATAAGRRIASIQLIIEKLLEYSRKHLFEKKYREAKEALYVRLLQIYSTACTLHPDGTYTTLYDRAGEMLRVCEELRRQESLGRWYSEEILNRMKLYYDRLQTMEG; encoded by the coding sequence ATGAAAGAGGTAAAAAGACCGGTAGTTTCGGTGGTGGTTCCGGTCTATAATACGGAACCTTTTCTGGCGGAATGTCTGCACTCTTTAGAGAAGCAGACTTTAACGGATATTGAGATCATTTTGGTGAACGACGGATCGACGGATAATTCCGGGAGGTTGCTGCGGGAGTATGCGGGTAAGGATGCTCGTTTCGTTTATGTGGAACAGGAGAATCAAGGGCTCTCTGCTGCACGAAATACCGGAATGGAACATGCTTCCGGGCATTATCTGGCATTTCTGGACAGTGATGACTGGCTGGCAGAGAATGCTTTGCAGGTGTTATGTGCTATTGCAGCGAAGACCCGTACTGATATTGTTTCGGGAAACACACTGGCGGTGCATGCCGATGGACAGGTGCAAAGTTGGGAAAGAAGGGGCAGAGAGTTGTTTGCGACAGGCACCGTAGTGTCCGGTAGTACATATTTTTCAAGAGTGATGGATTGCAGGTGTTATGTCCCCATGGTATACAATTATTTATATAGGAGGGATTTTATTGAACAGAATGGATTTCGCTTTGAACCGGGGTTGGTTCATGAAGATGAATTATGGACTCCTCAGGTGCTGACAACCGCTCAAAAAATAACGGTTGCCGATATTGATTTTTATTATTACCGGCAACGGGAAGGATCGATTATGACGGCGACGGCAGCGGGCAGGCGGATTGCTTCCATTCAATTGATTATTGAGAAGTTACTGGAATATAGCCGTAAGCACTTGTTTGAGAAAAAATATAGAGAGGCAAAGGAAGCACTCTATGTAAGGCTGTTGCAGATATATTCTACTGCCTGTACATTGCATCCGGACGGAACTTATACAACTTTGTACGATAGGGCGGGAGAGATGCTTCGTGTTTGTGAGGAACTCAGGCGGCAAGAGTCTCTTGGTAGATGGTATAGTGAGGAAATCCTCAACAGGATGAAACTGTATTATGACCGGCTCCAAACGATGGAAGGATGA
- a CDS encoding glycosyltransferase family 10 domain-containing protein translates to MDILILFYNTMWGFPLEFRKEDLPGGCVITTDRNLIAKADAVVFHLPDLPSVMEDEIDKREGQLWVGWSLECEENYSWTKDPEFRESFDLWMGYHQEDDIVYPYYGPDYGKMLVTARREKPYKKKACMFISSDMNRSHRQEYLKELMQYTDIDSYGKLYRNCELPVEDRGRDTLLSVIGDYQFVISFENAIGKDYVTEKFFNPLLAGTVPVYLGAPNIREFAPGENCFLDICTFDSPEGVAAFMNQCYDDEALYERFYAWRKRPLLLSFTNKLEQVRSNPLIRLCQKIHELKLGGI, encoded by the coding sequence ATGGATATATTGATTCTTTTTTATAATACGATGTGGGGATTTCCACTCGAGTTCCGAAAGGAAGATTTACCTGGGGGCTGTGTGATAACGACTGATCGAAACCTCATTGCAAAGGCGGATGCCGTGGTTTTCCATTTGCCCGATTTGCCTTCGGTGATGGAGGATGAAATCGATAAGCGGGAAGGACAGCTTTGGGTGGGATGGAGTCTGGAATGTGAAGAGAATTATAGTTGGACGAAGGATCCCGAGTTCAGAGAGAGTTTTGACTTATGGATGGGGTATCATCAGGAGGATGATATTGTGTATCCTTATTATGGACCGGATTATGGGAAGATGCTGGTTACGGCACGGAGGGAAAAGCCTTATAAGAAGAAGGCATGTATGTTTATTTCGAGTGATATGAACCGGAGTCACCGACAAGAGTATCTTAAGGAATTGATGCAGTATACCGACATCGATTCGTATGGGAAACTATACCGTAATTGTGAATTACCTGTTGAGGATCGGGGACGGGATACACTTCTTAGTGTGATCGGGGATTATCAGTTTGTGATAAGTTTTGAGAATGCGATAGGGAAGGATTATGTGACAGAAAAGTTTTTCAATCCTTTGTTGGCCGGTACTGTTCCGGTCTATCTGGGAGCTCCCAATATTCGGGAATTTGCTCCGGGAGAAAATTGTTTTCTGGATATTTGTACTTTCGATTCTCCCGAGGGAGTAGCCGCTTTTATGAATCAATGCTATGATGACGAGGCATTGTATGAACGTTTTTATGCATGGAGGAAACGGCCTTTATTATTGTCGTTTACAAATAAGTTAGAGCAAGTCCGGAGCAATCCGTTAATCAGGCTTTGCCAAAAAATACACGAACTAAAATTGGGAGGGATATGA
- a CDS encoding glycosyltransferase family protein, which yields MDRRDYYVEYYEVLDRVLSDYVNQLREKREHWLKMGGHDVGVPLINLLFWQFTWHREEYDRLRKEGKSCGEALGSVKEILADKQVEEWERQEEEYKIYDHEWYEALAPYGGQLVIYIYNARQLVYLTPLIERLEEPVLLLSEYEIPDETELPDFVTAITLEFTKTVPLVNPFLKEWFPLIFQYANTFDILMRILQPKGLIFLEGCHYQQLLLATIGRDYGIPTLCIQQGWPSLMHTAFRRMPYRYYLMWGEGFRTLWEKHNPLPDFVPTGYMYQVEPRNETKKECVTFFLQGPFFLSDKRYLQEMIRLIGTVAAEFPARRFLVREHPEFRIGEEVRMEWEQIPNIEMVTDGKLAEVFARTRVGVAHYSSSLMEGVAHGAVPLVYDPTEGSRYSPDVEAEGLGMIAKTKEELTGGLSRILGNYEDFKQRIEKEQPLWFQATGEETLRNMVGFIKEKMPPVTLKEIYVVDTDTLTRERPVGVSGLLRCKNCEDFLEMCIDSCIDGLDELIAVYHDCTDRTPEILRQKAAQYPDKIRVFEYQPSVYPIDLDEEELEKAKLLPPDSIHTLAGYCNYALSKASYRYAVKIDADQVYFTDRLKHICDAYRSDKKVRFNVAECISYNLYRAYVDSFNRIEMRPFRWLERIALWTHASYASYLEKMIIRYKVPVSMSGINLFRKDREWMVGLGQEHPEPDSKEILPPFNGVRDTFFFEVSEDRIFRYMTETKLDGRHRGVEVMRCPNEILDVGFCWFHLRALMKEHEEGYRQSYRKHPERFIPLGTFVKLSYRNLQQRYKPFVAVRWAEPVFAYFFMTGKGRIPWKKLKEIE from the coding sequence ATGGATAGACGGGACTATTATGTGGAGTATTATGAGGTGCTGGATAGGGTGCTGTCTGACTACGTGAATCAGTTGCGGGAAAAGAGGGAACATTGGCTGAAAATGGGGGGGCATGATGTGGGCGTGCCTTTGATCAATTTACTATTCTGGCAGTTCACATGGCATAGAGAGGAGTACGACCGGTTACGTAAAGAAGGAAAGAGCTGTGGGGAAGCATTGGGTAGCGTAAAGGAGATACTGGCCGATAAGCAGGTGGAAGAATGGGAGCGACAGGAAGAGGAATACAAAATCTACGACCATGAATGGTATGAGGCACTGGCACCTTATGGCGGGCAGTTGGTGATCTATATTTATAATGCCCGTCAATTGGTTTATCTGACTCCGTTGATTGAACGTCTGGAAGAACCGGTGTTGCTCTTGTCGGAATATGAGATTCCGGATGAAACGGAGTTGCCGGACTTTGTAACGGCCATTACTCTTGAATTTACCAAAACAGTTCCATTGGTTAATCCATTTCTGAAAGAGTGGTTTCCCTTGATTTTTCAATATGCGAATACATTTGATATATTGATGAGGATCTTGCAACCTAAAGGATTGATTTTTCTGGAAGGCTGCCATTACCAGCAGTTATTGCTTGCCACCATAGGGCGTGATTATGGAATACCGACCTTGTGTATCCAGCAGGGATGGCCGTCATTGATGCACACTGCTTTCAGGAGGATGCCTTACCGGTACTATCTGATGTGGGGGGAAGGCTTCCGGACTTTGTGGGAGAAGCATAATCCGTTGCCGGACTTTGTCCCGACGGGTTATATGTATCAGGTGGAACCACGTAATGAAACGAAAAAGGAGTGTGTTACTTTTTTCTTGCAGGGACCTTTTTTTCTGAGTGACAAAAGGTATCTTCAAGAGATGATCCGCCTGATAGGGACGGTTGCCGCGGAATTTCCCGCCCGGCGGTTTCTGGTGCGTGAACATCCTGAGTTCAGGATAGGTGAGGAGGTACGCATGGAATGGGAGCAGATTCCCAATATAGAAATGGTAACGGATGGAAAGCTGGCAGAGGTATTTGCCCGCACACGGGTAGGGGTGGCACACTATTCTTCTTCTTTGATGGAGGGAGTGGCACACGGTGCTGTCCCGTTGGTGTACGATCCGACTGAGGGATCGCGGTATTCTCCGGATGTGGAAGCCGAGGGGTTGGGGATGATAGCGAAAACGAAAGAGGAGTTGACCGGCGGTTTGTCCCGGATATTGGGGAATTATGAAGATTTTAAACAGAGGATAGAGAAGGAACAACCTCTGTGGTTTCAGGCAACAGGAGAAGAAACTCTCCGAAATATGGTAGGGTTTATTAAAGAAAAAATGCCTCCTGTTACGTTGAAGGAGATTTATGTGGTTGATACGGATACGTTGACACGCGAACGGCCCGTCGGGGTATCGGGGTTATTGCGCTGTAAGAATTGTGAGGATTTTTTAGAGATGTGCATTGATTCGTGTATCGATGGATTGGATGAGTTGATAGCTGTCTATCATGATTGTACGGATCGTACGCCGGAGATTCTCAGGCAGAAGGCGGCACAATATCCGGATAAAATCAGGGTCTTTGAGTATCAGCCGTCTGTATATCCGATCGATCTGGATGAGGAGGAGTTGGAGAAGGCAAAGCTGTTGCCGCCGGACTCTATCCATACGCTGGCAGGCTATTGCAACTATGCATTGTCGAAAGCAAGCTATCGGTACGCAGTGAAGATCGATGCCGATCAGGTTTATTTTACGGATCGGCTGAAACATATCTGTGATGCTTACCGTTCTGATAAAAAAGTGCGGTTCAACGTGGCAGAATGTATCTCTTACAACCTGTATCGGGCTTATGTGGACTCTTTCAACCGTATAGAGATGCGACCGTTCAGGTGGCTGGAACGAATTGCGTTGTGGACACATGCGTCGTATGCTTCTTATCTGGAGAAGATGATCATCCGGTATAAAGTGCCTGTCTCGATGTCGGGCATTAACTTGTTCCGGAAAGACCGGGAGTGGATGGTAGGGTTGGGGCAGGAACATCCGGAGCCTGATAGCAAAGAGATACTCCCTCCGTTTAATGGCGTGCGTGATACTTTCTTTTTTGAGGTGTCTGAGGACCGGATATTCAGGTATATGACGGAAACGAAGCTGGATGGCCGTCATCGGGGGGTGGAGGTGATGCGTTGTCCGAATGAAATATTGGATGTCGGCTTTTGTTGGTTTCATTTGCGTGCCCTGATGAAGGAGCATGAAGAGGGCTATCGGCAGTCTTACCGGAAACATCCGGAGAGGTTTATACCTTTAGGGACCTTTGTGAAGCTGTCGTATAGAAATTTACAACAGAGATATAAACCTTTTGTTGCCGTACGTTGGGCGGAACCGGTATTCGCTTATTTCTTCATGACGGGTAAAGGGAGGATTCCGTGGAAAAAGTTGAAAGAGATAGAATGA